Proteins from a genomic interval of Methanofollis formosanus:
- the xseB gene encoding exodeoxyribonuclease VII small subunit, which yields MMTKTYEDLIRELKETIKKIEDDSTGLEESIALYEKGEELVKECERLLDEAEVRVTTLTQE from the coding sequence ATGATGACGAAGACGTACGAAGACCTGATCCGTGAACTAAAAGAGACGATCAAAAAGATCGAGGACGATTCGACCGGGCTCGAGGAGAGCATCGCCCTCTACGAGAAGGGGGAAGAACTGGTGAAGGAGTGCGAGCGCCTCCTCGACGAGGCCGAGGTGCGGGTCACCACCCTCACTCAGGAATAG
- a CDS encoding DNA-binding protein has product MGDDELSEIRRRRLEQLQHQAVDQQEELERQKRAESEMQLALMQILEPEARERLNTIKLAKPEFARAIEQQLIMLAQSGRIRQKISDEQLKALLVQITPKKKEFRITRK; this is encoded by the coding sequence ATGGGTGACGACGAACTCTCTGAGATCAGGCGCAGGAGACTGGAACAACTCCAGCACCAGGCTGTAGACCAGCAAGAAGAACTGGAACGGCAGAAACGTGCTGAGTCAGAGATGCAGCTCGCGCTCATGCAGATCCTTGAACCCGAGGCGCGTGAACGGCTGAATACGATCAAACTCGCCAAACCCGAGTTTGCACGGGCGATCGAACAGCAGTTGATAATGCTTGCGCAGAGCGGCCGGATCCGGCAGAAGATCTCTGACGAGCAGTTGAAGGCGCTGCTGGTGCAGATCACCCCGAAGAAGAAAGAGTTTCGGATCACGCGGAAGTAG
- the rpl18a gene encoding 50S ribosomal protein L18Ae has product MEMQKFEITGACQMGGTRQSFTKVVEAPNEKVAKEHIYADIGSKHNLKRRYISIDGVTVVGD; this is encoded by the coding sequence ATGGAGATGCAGAAGTTTGAAATTACGGGCGCCTGCCAGATGGGTGGGACCAGGCAGTCCTTCACCAAGGTCGTCGAGGCCCCGAACGAGAAGGTTGCAAAGGAACACATTTACGCCGATATCGGCAGTAAACACAACCTGAAGAGAAGGTATATCTCAATCGATGGCGTTACCGTAGTAGGTGACTGA
- a CDS encoding translation initiation factor IF-6, producing MERTIDFAADPHIGVFARAFEEFAVVPPMATEEFAERVAEALDVEVVRTTIQGSSIIGSLLAGNSNGMVVSGLASEDELAVLREYGEVMTLGTSMNAAGNVILANDIFAAVHPEMPIEEAEEIGTFLGVPVRRLTFAGVRTVGMAAVATNKGVLVHARSTEAEIADLAGCADELVIGTGTVNMGSGLVGTGVLANSKGYVAGFETTGFELGRIEEVFGFLE from the coding sequence ATGGAGAGAACGATCGACTTTGCCGCCGATCCGCATATCGGCGTCTTCGCGCGGGCCTTCGAGGAGTTCGCCGTCGTTCCCCCCATGGCAACCGAGGAGTTTGCAGAGAGAGTAGCCGAGGCGCTTGATGTCGAGGTCGTCAGGACGACGATCCAGGGCTCATCGATCATCGGTTCGCTCCTCGCCGGCAACTCGAACGGGATGGTGGTGAGCGGGCTTGCATCCGAGGATGAACTCGCCGTGCTCAGGGAATATGGGGAGGTGATGACTCTCGGGACGTCGATGAACGCCGCCGGGAACGTGATCCTTGCCAACGATATCTTTGCTGCGGTACACCCTGAGATGCCGATAGAGGAGGCAGAGGAGATCGGGACGTTCCTCGGAGTGCCGGTGCGCAGACTGACCTTCGCCGGTGTGAGGACCGTCGGGATGGCTGCGGTCGCCACCAACAAGGGTGTCCTTGTCCATGCGCGGAGCACCGAGGCCGAGATCGCCGACCTCGCCGGATGTGCGGACGAGCTCGTGATCGGAACGGGCACGGTGAATATGGGCAGTGGCCTCGTCGGGACCGGGGTTCTTGCGAACAGCAAGGGATATGTCGCCGGGTTCGAGACCACCGGTTTTGAACTCGGGCGGATTGAGGAAGTGTTTGGCTTTCTGGAGTGA
- the purN gene encoding phosphoribosylglycinamide formyltransferase, with protein sequence MKRIAVLASGRGSNFQAVLDALGAGTIRAECVGLITDNPGAYAITRAREAGIEATVLDYRAYPSKEAYEADLLAAMQACRADLFVLAGYMRIVGTAIVEAFAGRMINIHPALLPSFAGLHAQRQAVEYGVKVAGCTVHFVDTGMDSGPIIIQRCVPVLEDDDEDSLADRIIEEEHRALPEAVALFCEDRIQVEGRRVRILPPA encoded by the coding sequence ATGAAGCGCATCGCAGTGCTGGCATCAGGAAGGGGCTCGAACTTCCAGGCCGTCCTCGACGCCCTGGGCGCGGGCACGATCCGGGCCGAGTGTGTCGGGTTGATCACCGACAATCCCGGGGCCTATGCGATCACCCGCGCCCGCGAGGCAGGGATCGAGGCGACGGTCCTCGACTATCGCGCGTATCCCTCGAAGGAGGCCTACGAGGCCGACCTCCTGGCGGCGATGCAGGCGTGCCGGGCCGACCTCTTCGTGCTTGCCGGCTACATGCGGATCGTGGGTACGGCGATCGTGGAGGCCTTTGCCGGCAGGATGATCAACATCCACCCGGCCCTCCTCCCGAGTTTCGCCGGCCTCCACGCGCAGCGGCAGGCGGTCGAGTATGGGGTGAAGGTGGCCGGATGCACCGTCCATTTCGTCGATACTGGCATGGACAGCGGCCCGATCATCATCCAGCGCTGCGTGCCGGTGCTCGAGGACGACGACGAGGATAGCCTTGCCGACCGGATCATCGAGGAGGAGCACCGCGCCCTCCCCGAGGCGGTGGCCCTCTTCTGCGAGGACCGCATTCAGGTCGAAGGCCGGCGCGTCCGGATCCTCCCCCCGGCCTGA
- a CDS encoding 30S ribosomal protein S19e translates to MTTVYDIPAEMLIPQVARELKELPAIEPPEWAAFAKTGIHKEMPPEDPDWWYVRAAAVLRRIYIDGPVGVERLRTAYGGARNRGANPNRFKKGSGSILRKALQQLEAEGLVEKVRDGRQVSAKGRAFLDNAANSQKAAASEAVPDLAHY, encoded by the coding sequence ATGACAACTGTATATGACATCCCGGCTGAGATGCTCATCCCGCAGGTGGCCCGTGAGTTAAAGGAGCTTCCTGCCATTGAGCCTCCTGAATGGGCGGCTTTTGCCAAGACCGGGATCCACAAGGAAATGCCTCCTGAGGACCCCGACTGGTGGTATGTCAGGGCGGCGGCCGTCCTCCGTCGGATCTACATCGACGGCCCGGTCGGCGTGGAGAGACTGAGGACCGCATACGGCGGAGCCCGGAACCGCGGTGCCAACCCGAACCGGTTCAAGAAGGGGAGCGGCTCGATCCTGAGAAAGGCGCTCCAGCAGCTCGAGGCCGAAGGCCTCGTCGAGAAGGTGCGCGACGGCCGGCAGGTCTCTGCGAAGGGCCGCGCATTCCTGGACAATGCTGCGAACAGCCAGAAGGCAGCGGCTTCAGAGGCCGTGCCCGACCTTGCGCACTACTAA
- a CDS encoding DUF371 domain-containing protein: MKARDVIHCRGHPNVRALHPTTFEVTTAPDLSPAGDCIIGVAADKGAADLDPALKRILADDRAEVTVRLRAGEVEVVVRAQGSAGLALDHPSDLVWRRSSFVCGRTAAVGADTVARTIDRRLVALLQEGADLVVEIEASIPE, translated from the coding sequence ATGAAGGCACGGGACGTCATCCACTGTCGCGGGCACCCGAATGTCAGGGCGCTCCACCCCACCACCTTTGAGGTGACCACAGCGCCGGACCTCAGTCCGGCAGGCGACTGCATCATCGGCGTCGCGGCCGACAAAGGGGCCGCCGACCTGGACCCCGCGCTCAAGCGCATCCTCGCCGACGACCGTGCCGAAGTGACCGTCAGGCTGCGGGCCGGCGAGGTCGAGGTCGTCGTCCGTGCGCAGGGGAGCGCCGGGCTCGCCCTCGATCATCCTTCCGACCTGGTCTGGCGGAGAAGTTCCTTTGTCTGCGGTCGGACCGCCGCCGTCGGCGCGGACACCGTCGCCAGGACCATCGACCGCCGTCTGGTCGCGCTCCTCCAGGAAGGCGCCGACCTCGTCGTCGAGATCGAGGCCTCTATTCCTGAGTGA
- a CDS encoding ribonuclease P protein component 4: MRRRPKDQNAKKIAHERIALLFERAAEFYPADPDLSNRCVALARRIAMRQRARIPKGLGLRFCRRCSSYLVPGSNARVRVQHGKVIVTCRVCGHQKRYPVVKKHRKK; encoded by the coding sequence ATGCGGCGGAGACCCAAGGACCAGAACGCAAAAAAGATCGCGCACGAACGGATCGCGCTCCTCTTCGAACGGGCGGCCGAGTTCTACCCTGCGGATCCCGACCTGAGCAACCGGTGCGTTGCCCTCGCCCGACGGATCGCGATGCGCCAGCGGGCCCGGATCCCGAAAGGCCTGGGGCTGCGGTTCTGCAGGCGGTGCTCGTCATATCTCGTCCCCGGCTCCAATGCCCGCGTCCGGGTGCAGCACGGGAAGGTGATCGTCACCTGTCGTGTCTGCGGTCACCAGAAACGCTATCCGGTGGTGAAAAAACATCGAAAAAAATGA
- a CDS encoding sugar phosphate isomerase/epimerase family protein, translated as MLRLAVSSMFFHEYPVDEIFSSIEEAGLTGVEFWVETPHYWLRGRPLPELEAAVRAHPALAPLTIHAPVLDLNPCSINPRVAAASRQYAVEAVELAGAVGADVVTVHPGRRTARRPPSRYDYEHFETYLARLRQAAGGTGVKVAIENMEPKVNSLLCTPEGMREVLDANPWLWFTLDVAHAMAVSNDEVFRYLDLCGDRLANVHLSMAADRQRHLPVAGSPQACAVVRALEERGYRGPLTLEIEDQSFSHPLSLEEKVTVLRDEHRYVAWCLS; from the coding sequence ATGCTCCGTCTCGCCGTCTCCAGCATGTTCTTTCACGAATACCCGGTCGACGAGATCTTCTCCTCCATCGAGGAGGCCGGGCTCACCGGGGTGGAGTTCTGGGTCGAGACCCCGCACTACTGGCTGCGGGGCCGGCCCCTCCCCGAACTCGAGGCGGCGGTGCGGGCCCATCCGGCCCTTGCCCCGCTCACCATCCATGCGCCGGTCCTCGACCTCAACCCCTGCTCCATCAACCCCAGGGTCGCCGCCGCCTCCAGGCAGTACGCCGTCGAGGCGGTCGAACTGGCCGGTGCGGTGGGGGCTGACGTGGTCACCGTCCACCCGGGCCGGAGGACGGCCAGACGCCCGCCGAGCCGGTACGACTACGAGCACTTCGAGACCTACCTCGCGCGCCTGCGGCAGGCGGCCGGGGGCACCGGGGTGAAGGTCGCGATCGAGAACATGGAGCCGAAGGTGAACTCGCTCCTCTGCACGCCCGAGGGGATGCGCGAGGTGCTCGACGCCAACCCCTGGCTCTGGTTCACCCTCGACGTCGCTCACGCCATGGCCGTCTCGAACGATGAAGTCTTCCGGTACCTCGATCTCTGCGGGGACCGGCTCGCCAATGTTCACCTGAGCATGGCAGCGGACCGGCAGCGGCACCTGCCGGTCGCCGGGAGCCCGCAGGCATGTGCGGTCGTCCGCGCCCTGGAAGAGAGAGGCTACCGCGGCCCGCTCACCTTGGAGATCGAGGACCAGAGTTTTTCGCACCCCCTCTCTCTGGAGGAGAAGGTCACGGTCCTCAGGGACGAACATCGATATGTGGCCTGGTGCCTCTCCTGA
- a CDS encoding thioredoxin family protein, whose product MPVQVLYYFQDGCMGCMEQEAINREVTALLGIEIEARNAVERQEEIRTFGLKVTPTLLIVVDGEVRERFEGVVHAEALEAAIKKYPDREG is encoded by the coding sequence ATGCCGGTGCAGGTGCTCTACTATTTTCAGGACGGGTGCATGGGGTGCATGGAGCAGGAAGCGATCAACCGTGAGGTGACGGCCCTGCTCGGGATCGAGATCGAGGCCCGCAACGCCGTCGAACGCCAGGAAGAGATCCGGACCTTCGGGTTGAAGGTGACTCCCACCCTTCTGATCGTGGTGGACGGCGAGGTGAGGGAGCGGTTCGAAGGGGTCGTGCATGCCGAAGCACTGGAAGCGGCGATCAAAAAATATCCGGATCGCGAGGGATGA
- a CDS encoding 50S ribosomal protein L39e, with the protein MSKITKGRKVRLAKASMQNRRVPAWVMIRTKRQVVSHPKRRMWRRSTLKV; encoded by the coding sequence ATGAGCAAAATTACCAAGGGCCGCAAGGTCCGGCTGGCAAAGGCATCCATGCAGAACCGCCGCGTTCCTGCGTGGGTGATGATTCGGACGAAGCGCCAGGTGGTCTCCCACCCCAAGAGGCGCATGTGGAGAAGAAGCACGCTGAAGGTGTAG
- a CDS encoding YhbY family RNA-binding protein — MEKNELFQELKPTVWIGKQGCSDTLIEEIRLQIKQRKAIKIKWLRSTEVDADDIARRAGAELVGVRGRTMVLAEKRKGSRPA, encoded by the coding sequence ATCGAAAAAAATGAACTCTTCCAGGAACTGAAGCCGACCGTGTGGATCGGCAAACAGGGGTGCTCGGATACCCTCATCGAGGAGATCCGGCTCCAGATCAAGCAGCGCAAGGCTATCAAGATCAAATGGCTCCGCAGCACCGAGGTGGACGCCGACGATATCGCACGCCGGGCAGGCGCCGAACTCGTCGGCGTGCGGGGCCGGACCATGGTCCTTGCCGAGAAGCGGAAAGGGAGCAGGCCGGCCTGA
- the xseA gene encoding exodeoxyribonuclease VII large subunit, whose product MGPAEGPDGPAVLGVAEVTGIIRDALDLPELAGLWVRGEVTNYTHHRSGHRYFSLGEGRGRDQALINAVMFRGSARALSFEPAEGMDVLAYGRVGVYGPQGKYQFYVEDMRLAGEGEKHLLVERWRRELAAEGCFETSRKRGIPAFPRRVAVVTSPTGAVLHDITNVLSRRYPLEVLLSPTAVQGETAHLEIAGAIRRADGLADVLIVGRGGGSFEDLFPFNRPEVVRAIAACETPVISAVGHEVDVTLADLAADLRAPTPSAAAECAVPDRQRLREDLEADRRRMRDGIVAALDRRRTGLEDLRLRLRPARPLRRVAEVRQQTADLEERLFRAASMKIKNERLVLTGLKATLDGKNPYAPLRRGYALALRDGEVVRSAGALGPGDRLDLLLADGRAGVVVESVHDDEDVRRPDP is encoded by the coding sequence ATGGGTCCGGCAGAAGGGCCCGACGGTCCGGCGGTCCTCGGGGTCGCCGAGGTCACCGGGATCATCAGGGACGCCCTGGACCTCCCCGAGCTTGCAGGGCTCTGGGTGCGGGGCGAGGTCACCAACTACACGCACCATCGTTCAGGCCACCGCTACTTTTCCCTTGGGGAGGGCCGGGGCAGAGATCAGGCGCTCATCAATGCCGTGATGTTCAGGGGGAGCGCACGCGCCCTCTCCTTCGAACCGGCCGAGGGGATGGACGTCCTCGCCTATGGACGCGTGGGGGTGTACGGGCCGCAGGGGAAGTATCAATTTTATGTCGAGGATATGCGCCTGGCCGGGGAGGGCGAGAAGCATCTCCTGGTCGAGCGGTGGAGACGTGAGCTTGCGGCCGAGGGGTGTTTCGAGACGTCACGGAAGAGAGGGATCCCCGCGTTCCCGCGGCGGGTGGCGGTCGTCACCTCGCCGACCGGCGCCGTCCTCCACGACATCACCAACGTCCTCTCGCGCCGGTACCCCCTCGAGGTCCTCCTCTCGCCGACGGCCGTCCAGGGAGAGACGGCCCACCTCGAGATCGCCGGGGCGATCAGGCGGGCCGACGGCCTGGCCGACGTGCTGATCGTCGGGCGGGGCGGCGGGAGTTTTGAAGATCTCTTCCCCTTCAACCGTCCCGAGGTGGTGCGGGCGATCGCTGCCTGCGAGACGCCGGTGATCAGCGCGGTCGGGCACGAGGTGGACGTCACCCTTGCCGACCTGGCGGCAGACCTGCGGGCCCCGACACCCTCGGCAGCGGCCGAATGTGCGGTGCCAGACCGGCAGCGGCTCCGGGAAGATCTTGAGGCCGACCGGCGGCGGATGAGGGATGGAATCGTCGCGGCGCTCGACCGGCGGCGGACCGGGCTTGAAGATCTGCGGCTGAGGCTCAGGCCCGCACGGCCGCTGCGCCGGGTGGCCGAGGTGAGGCAACAGACCGCCGACCTCGAAGAGCGGCTTTTCCGGGCCGCGAGCATGAAGATAAAGAACGAACGGCTGGTTCTGACAGGGCTGAAGGCCACGCTCGATGGGAAGAACCCGTATGCTCCCCTCAGGAGAGGGTACGCCCTCGCTCTCAGGGACGGCGAGGTGGTGCGGTCGGCCGGCGCCCTCGGTCCCGGCGATCGGCTCGACCTCCTCCTCGCCGACGGGCGGGCCGGGGTCGTGGTGGAGAGTGTGCATGATGACGAAGACGTACGAAGACCTGATCCGTGA
- a CDS encoding DUF7411 family protein, with protein sequence MKAGLLFSGGKDSALAAVLLSRDYEVELNTFVFDPDREVPSVEAAARALGFPWQKRSLGLECLTAAAGQVVRDGHPCTAITAVHRRAVRLLAQEYEVVADGTRMNDRVPMLTRGDAMSLADRYGCSYVRPLLGYGKVEVQRLAARHLSVAYGETGTIENGDYEYEIRAAVGRMGHRCAELFPARHEQSLVTGATGT encoded by the coding sequence ATGAAAGCCGGTCTGCTCTTCAGTGGAGGAAAAGACAGCGCCCTTGCTGCGGTGCTCCTCTCCCGCGACTACGAGGTCGAACTCAATACCTTTGTCTTCGACCCCGACCGGGAGGTGCCGTCGGTCGAGGCTGCGGCCAGGGCACTCGGGTTCCCGTGGCAGAAACGGTCGCTGGGTCTTGAGTGTCTGACGGCGGCGGCCGGGCAGGTGGTCAGAGACGGCCACCCCTGCACCGCCATCACGGCGGTCCACCGTCGGGCGGTCCGTCTTCTCGCGCAAGAGTATGAAGTGGTCGCGGACGGCACCCGGATGAACGACCGGGTGCCGATGCTGACCCGGGGCGATGCGATGAGCCTCGCCGACCGGTACGGCTGCTCCTATGTCCGCCCGCTCCTCGGCTACGGAAAGGTCGAGGTGCAGCGGCTCGCCGCACGGCACCTCAGTGTCGCCTACGGCGAGACCGGCACCATCGAAAACGGTGATTATGAGTACGAGATCAGGGCTGCGGTCGGGCGTATGGGCCACCGGTGTGCGGAGCTCTTTCCTGCACGCCACGAGCAGTCCCTGGTCACGGGTGCGACCGGCACCTGA
- a CDS encoding 50S ribosomal protein L31e — protein sequence MVEALKEQIYIVPLRNSRRAPSRRRCNAAIKDIRAYLVRHMKSENIKLDSSINEKVWERGAEKPPASIRIRAMKFEDGQVQAELAEE from the coding sequence ATGGTAGAAGCACTCAAAGAGCAGATCTATATTGTTCCTCTCCGCAACAGCAGGCGCGCTCCGAGCCGGAGGCGCTGTAATGCTGCGATTAAAGATATCAGGGCATATCTTGTCCGGCACATGAAGAGCGAGAATATCAAACTGGACAGCAGCATCAACGAGAAGGTCTGGGAGCGCGGGGCCGAGAAGCCGCCGGCATCGATCAGGATCCGTGCCATGAAGTTCGAGGACGGGCAGGTCCAGGCCGAACTCGCTGAGGAGTGA
- a CDS encoding hemolysin family protein: MTPDEIVLIGLFVVCLVLSGFFSSAEVALISITRAKVRTLVNEGRDGAEALAQLKEYPDHILITILIGNNVVNVAAASLATAVAIARFGDAGVGIATGVVVILMLIFGEIGPKTYAARYTDRLALFAAPWILMMAKVLYPILWGYDRFSAHFSLMQGGEPSITEEEIKEWIDVGEEEGTIEEEEREMLYSVFKFGETTAREIMTPRVDVVMIEDTNSMDGSINLFNETGLSRLPVYHGQIDNVVGVLNVKDVFSAEFSKQEASISEMMYDAFFVPESKMIDDLLKEMQIRKVHMAIVLDEYGGFAGVVTVEDILEELVGEILDEFDEEEPAVQKLGGGVYMVDAQVWVEHLNEDLDVALPIGESYETIGGLIFNMLGHLPLRGEVVKLQDGTSLAVMQMRGRRITKVKLILPPPPAEEGENR, encoded by the coding sequence ATGACCCCCGATGAGATTGTTTTAATCGGGCTTTTTGTCGTCTGTCTCGTTCTGTCTGGTTTTTTTTCCAGTGCCGAAGTGGCGCTGATCTCGATCACAAGAGCAAAGGTCCGGACCCTCGTCAACGAGGGGAGGGACGGTGCCGAGGCCCTTGCGCAGCTGAAAGAATATCCCGACCACATCCTCATCACCATCCTGATCGGGAACAACGTCGTCAACGTGGCGGCCGCCTCGCTGGCGACGGCCGTCGCCATCGCACGCTTCGGTGACGCCGGTGTCGGGATCGCCACCGGGGTCGTCGTCATCCTGATGCTGATCTTCGGCGAGATCGGGCCCAAGACCTATGCCGCCAGGTACACCGACCGGCTTGCCCTCTTTGCCGCCCCCTGGATCCTGATGATGGCGAAGGTGCTGTACCCCATTCTCTGGGGCTACGACCGGTTCAGCGCCCACTTCTCCCTGATGCAGGGAGGAGAACCCTCGATTACCGAGGAAGAGATCAAGGAATGGATCGACGTCGGCGAGGAGGAAGGGACGATCGAGGAGGAAGAGCGCGAGATGCTCTACTCGGTCTTCAAGTTCGGGGAGACGACCGCTCGCGAGATCATGACGCCGCGGGTGGACGTCGTGATGATCGAGGACACCAACTCGATGGACGGTTCCATCAACCTCTTCAACGAGACCGGGCTCTCCCGTCTGCCGGTCTACCACGGCCAGATCGACAACGTGGTGGGTGTCCTCAATGTCAAGGACGTCTTCTCGGCCGAGTTCTCGAAACAAGAGGCTTCGATCAGCGAGATGATGTACGACGCCTTCTTCGTCCCCGAGTCGAAGATGATCGACGACCTCCTCAAGGAGATGCAGATCCGCAAGGTCCACATGGCCATCGTCCTCGACGAATACGGCGGGTTCGCCGGGGTGGTGACGGTGGAGGACATCCTGGAGGAACTGGTCGGCGAGATCCTGGACGAGTTCGACGAGGAGGAACCGGCGGTCCAGAAACTCGGCGGCGGCGTCTATATGGTCGACGCCCAGGTCTGGGTCGAGCACCTCAACGAGGACCTGGACGTTGCGCTCCCGATCGGTGAGTCGTACGAGACGATCGGCGGCCTCATCTTCAACATGCTCGGCCACCTCCCGCTCAGGGGCGAGGTGGTCAAACTCCAGGACGGGACCTCGCTCGCGGTGATGCAGATGCGGGGCCGGCGGATCACCAAGGTCAAACTCATCCTCCCGCCGCCCCCGGCCGAGGAGGGTGAGAACCGTTAA
- a CDS encoding HVO_0476 family zinc finger protein, whose translation MYITVVCPQCEDETDHEVLKEAPADLLVRCTVCGTIYHIPVPKERLIDVKTIVSMEKESLVGSVELLEDDLVSVGDNLLADCGDDEVISVEVTSIEVGERRVKRAKASEVSALWTRVIEEVVVKASVHHKAKTIPLYHLCDGEESFVVDEVYTFDNVKFRISHIKMRTGQVLRKDGWKTVAKKIKRIYGNKM comes from the coding sequence ATGTACATCACCGTAGTCTGTCCGCAGTGCGAGGACGAGACCGACCATGAGGTCCTCAAGGAGGCACCGGCCGACCTCCTGGTGCGTTGTACCGTCTGCGGAACCATCTATCATATCCCGGTCCCCAAGGAGCGGCTCATCGACGTGAAGACGATCGTGAGCATGGAGAAGGAGTCGCTGGTCGGCAGCGTCGAACTCCTGGAGGACGACCTCGTCTCGGTCGGGGACAACCTCCTCGCGGATTGCGGGGACGACGAGGTGATCTCGGTAGAGGTCACCTCCATCGAGGTCGGCGAACGCCGGGTGAAGCGGGCAAAGGCCTCGGAGGTCTCGGCCCTCTGGACGCGGGTGATCGAGGAGGTCGTCGTCAAGGCCTCGGTCCACCACAAGGCAAAGACGATACCGCTGTACCACCTGTGCGACGGAGAAGAGTCCTTCGTCGTGGACGAGGTCTATACCTTCGACAATGTCAAGTTCAGGATCTCGCACATCAAGATGCGCACCGGCCAGGTCCTCAGAAAGGACGGCTGGAAGACGGTTGCAAAAAAGATCAAGCGGATCTACGGCAACAAGATGTGA